A genomic stretch from Pithys albifrons albifrons isolate INPA30051 chromosome 28, PitAlb_v1, whole genome shotgun sequence includes:
- the LOC139683394 gene encoding green-sensitive opsin yields the protein MNGTEGINFYVPMSNKTGVVRSPFEYPQYYLAEPWKYRVVCCYIFFLISTGFPINFLTLLVTFKHKKLRQPLNYILVNLAVADLCMACFGFTVTFYTAWNGYFVFGPIGCAVEGFFATLGGQVALWSLVVLAIERYIVICKPMGNFRFSATHAMMGIAFTWVMAISCAAPPLFGWSRYIPEGMQCSCGPDYYTHNPDFHNESYVLYMFVIHFIIPVIVIFFSYGRLVCKVREAAAQQQESATTQKAEKEVTRMVILMVLGFMLAWTPYAVVAFWIFTNKGADFTATLMAVPAFFSKSSSLYNPIIYVLMNKQFRNCMITTICCGKNPFGDEETSSSVSQSKTEVSSVSSSQVSPA from the exons ATGAACGGGACGGAGGGTATCAATTTTTACGTGCCAATGTCCAACAAGACCGGGGTGGTGCGAAGCCCCTTCGAGTACCCCCAGTACTACCTGGCCGAGCCCTGGAAATACCGCGTCGTGTGCTGCTACATCTTCTTCCTCATCTCCACCGGTTTTCCCATCAACTTTCTCACCCTGCTGGTCACCTTCAAACACAAGAAGCTCCGGCAGCCACTCAACTACATCTTGGTCAACCTGGCAGTGGCTGATCTCTGCATGGCCTGTTTTGGCTTCACCGTCACCTTCTACACTGCCTGGAATGGCTACTTTGTCTTCGGCCCCATTGGCTGTGCCGTGGAGGGTTTCTTCGCCACGCTCGGAG gCCAGGTTGCCCTGTGGTCCCTGGTGGTCTTGGCCATAGAGCGTTACATCGTCATCTGCAAGCCCATGGGCAACTTCCGCTTCTCTGCCACCCACGCCATGATGGGCATCGCCTTCACCTGGGTAATGGCCATCTCCTGTGCCGCCCCTCCCCTCTTCGGCTGGTCCAG GTACATCCCAGAGGGGATGCAGTGCTCCTGTGGGCCCGACTACTACACCCACAACCCCGACTTCCACAACGAGTCCTACGTCCTCTACATGTTCGTCATCCACTTCATCATCCCGGTCATCGTCATTTTCTTCTCCTACGGGCGCCTCGTCTGCAAAGTCCGAGAG gcagctgcccagcagcaggaatCGGCCACGACCCAGAAGGCGGAGAAGGAGGTGACGCGGATGGTGATCCTCATGGTGCTGGGGTTCATGCTGGCCTGGACACCCTACGCTGTGGTGGCTTTCTGGATCTTCACCAACAAGGGAGCAGATTTCACAGCCACGCTGATGGCAGTACCTGCTTTCTTCTCCAAGAGCTCCTCCCTCTACAACCCCATCATCTACGTCCTCATGAACAAACAG TTCCGTAATTGCATGATCACCACAATCTGCTGCGGCAAGAACCCCTTTGGGGATGAAGAAACCTCCTCCTCTGTATCCCAGAGCAAGACCGAGGTCTCCTCTGTCTCCTCCAGCCAAGTATCACCTGCATAG